One window of the Salminus brasiliensis chromosome 1, fSalBra1.hap2, whole genome shotgun sequence genome contains the following:
- the LOC140574848 gene encoding trace amine-associated receptor 1-like codes for MGYQMTRILENPSLCYASLNGSCKKFIYPKEAQTVLYLLFAVIAILTFLGNLLVIITVIHFKQLHTPTNYLIVSLAVADLLVGGFVMPPSMLRSVETCWYLGTLLCKIHSSLDVTLCTASILNLCIISVDRYYAVCHPLLYHSKMTPNTTFLIIFVCWTISAFVGFGMIFLELGILGIEDFYYSNVACEGGCFLYLSKTASTVFTVLCFYIPAVVMISLYLKIFHIAQRQACLIQNSKIRSSQRHTSVGKTEIKATKTLAIVIGVFLLFWTPYFICALIDPFIGHTVPSVLLDLFAWVGYFNSTCNPIVYAFFYGWFRKSFRIILIGKVFQPNSSRIKLF; via the coding sequence ATGGGTTACCAAATGACTAGGATCCTGGAAAACCCTTCACTCTGCTATGCATCTCTCAATGGTTCATGTAAAAAGTTTATTTATCCAAAGGAAGCTCAAACTGTGCTTTATCTTTTATTTGCTGTCATAGCAATTCTTACATTTTTGGGGAACCTGCTGGTGATTATAACTGTCATTCACTTCAAGCAGCTGCACACACCAACTAACTACCTCATTGTCTCTCTAGCTGTAGCTGATCTGCTTGTAGGAGGTTTTGTGATGCCTCCTAGCATGTTACGTTCTGTGGAGACTTGTTGGTATTTGGGCACTTTATTGTGTAAAATACACAGCAGTCTTGATGTCACTTTATGTACTGCTTCTATCTTAAATTTGTGTATAATTTCTGTAGATCGATATTATGCAGTGTGTCACCCCCTTCTCTACCACAGTAAAATGACTCCTAATACCACTTTTCTCATAATTTTTGTATGTTGGACCATTTCAGCTTTTGTGGGATTTGGGATGATATTTCTTGAGCTTGGTATTTTGGGCATTGAAGATTTTTACTACTCTAATGTTGCTTGTGAGGGTGGCTGTTTCCTGTATCTAAGCAAAACGGCAAGTACTGTATTCACAGTGCTCTGTTTCTATATTCCTGCTGTAGTCATGATCAGTTTATATCTGAAAATATTCCACATTGCTCAAAGACAAGCTTGTCTAATTCAAAATAGCAAAATCAGGTCTTCCCAGCGACATACATCAGTTGGTAAGACTGAGATAAAGGCTACAAAAACTTTAGCTATTGTAATAGGtgtatttctgctgttttggaCCCCGTATTTTATCTGTGCTTTAATTGATCCTTTTATTGGACATACAGTTCCATCAGTTTTGCTTGACCTTTTCGCTTGGGTTGGGTATTTTAATTCCACTTGTAATCCAATTGTATATGCATTCTTTTATGGCTGGTTTAGAAAATCATTCAGAATTATTCTAATAGGAAAAGTATTTCAGCCTAATTCATCAAGAATTAAGTTATTTTGA